The Mycolicibacterium flavescens genome has a segment encoding these proteins:
- the recB gene encoding DNA helicase/exodeoxyribonuclease V, beta subunit, giving the protein MKPFDLLGELPAERSTTVLEASAGTGKTFALAGLVTRYLAEGVATLDQMLLITFSRAASQELRDRVRRHIVDAVQAFIDPSSVDTNEIIDHLLKGTPDQLADRERNLRDALAAFDAATIATTHQFCQLVLKSLGVAGDSDSRVTLVESLEELVAEIVDDLYLHHFGRERDNPLLTYPDALRLAKQAVEHPATELRPKDPAPDSRAEVCVRFARDVLDELEVRKRRKGILGYDDLLSRLADALEADDSPAQLRMHQRWPIVMVDEFQDTDPVQWRVIDRAFTGRSTLILIGDPKQAIYAFRGGDIVTYLSAASKADVQKTLATNWRSDEALVNRLQAVLCGAQLGHEKIVVHDVAAKHKGSRLVGAPCDDPFRLRVVRRNTFGRSGTSVLPIDQLRAHIPKDLAGDIGALIDAGATFDGRPLGAGDIAVIVENHRDARVCYRALCDAGIPAVYTGDSDIFSSDAAEDWLALLEAFDQPHRPGVVRAAAATMFFGETAESLVAGGDRLTDRIAETLREWAGHARERGVAAIFEAAQLAGMGDRVLSWRNGERQMTDLAHMTQLLQEAAHREHFTLPALRDWLRAQRDERNGAAERFRRLDNDAAAVQVMTVFVAKGLQFPVVYLPFAFNRHVFEPDLVLYHEGETRCLHIGGNDSPDFHAVSKVGREEDASDDSRLMYVAMTRAQSQLVAWWAPSRDEPNGGLSRLLRGRRPGEPVVPDAVVPGKVSDDDAMARFREWEAVGGPVIEESVPRPRPTRPEPPGPEEVRARHFHRLIDTAWRRTSYSGLIRAVEATPVSSEPEVVELDDEVAEIPLTTATVGTDVSSPMAELPTGAKFGSLVHAVLETADPFAADLAAELQARIREHSVWWPVDVDAGELAAAMVPMHDTPLGPLAGGATLRQIGLRDRMLEMDFEFPLAGGDLRGSAPDIRLAHVGELLHAHLPAGDPLASYAERLTGAGLGPQPLKGYLSGSVDAVLRIDGRYLVVDYKTNWLGDPNRALTAADYSRPRLAEAMLHSDYPLQALLYSVVLHRFLRWRLAGYTPERHLGGVLYLFLRGMCGPDTPIEDGHPAGVFSWQPPPALITGLSDLLDAGRAAA; this is encoded by the coding sequence ATGAAACCCTTTGATCTTCTGGGTGAGCTACCCGCCGAACGCTCCACCACCGTGCTGGAAGCCAGCGCGGGAACCGGTAAGACCTTCGCGTTGGCCGGGCTGGTCACGCGCTACCTTGCCGAGGGTGTCGCGACGCTCGACCAGATGCTGCTGATCACGTTCAGCCGCGCGGCCAGCCAGGAACTGCGAGACCGGGTCAGGCGGCACATCGTCGACGCCGTACAGGCTTTCATCGACCCGTCGAGCGTCGACACCAACGAGATCATCGACCATCTGCTCAAGGGCACCCCCGACCAACTCGCCGACCGCGAACGCAATCTGCGCGACGCGCTGGCCGCGTTCGACGCCGCGACGATCGCCACCACACACCAGTTCTGCCAGCTGGTGCTCAAATCACTGGGCGTCGCCGGCGACAGCGACTCTCGCGTCACTCTGGTCGAGAGCCTCGAAGAACTCGTCGCCGAGATCGTCGACGACCTCTACCTGCACCACTTCGGTCGCGAACGCGACAACCCGCTGCTGACCTATCCCGATGCGCTACGGCTGGCCAAACAAGCCGTCGAGCACCCGGCGACCGAGCTGCGGCCGAAGGACCCCGCACCGGACTCACGCGCCGAGGTCTGCGTCCGGTTCGCTAGAGACGTCCTCGACGAGCTGGAGGTCCGCAAGCGGCGCAAGGGGATTCTCGGTTACGACGATCTGCTGAGCCGGTTGGCCGATGCGCTGGAGGCCGACGACTCCCCCGCGCAGCTGCGCATGCACCAGCGTTGGCCGATCGTGATGGTCGACGAGTTCCAGGACACCGATCCGGTGCAGTGGCGGGTAATCGACCGCGCGTTCACCGGACGATCGACGCTCATCCTGATCGGCGACCCCAAGCAGGCGATCTACGCCTTCCGCGGCGGCGATATCGTCACCTATCTGAGCGCCGCCTCCAAGGCCGACGTCCAGAAGACGTTGGCCACCAACTGGCGCAGCGACGAGGCGCTGGTGAACCGGCTGCAGGCGGTGCTGTGCGGCGCGCAACTGGGCCACGAGAAGATCGTCGTGCACGACGTCGCCGCCAAGCACAAAGGTTCGCGGCTGGTCGGCGCTCCGTGCGACGATCCGTTCCGATTGCGGGTTGTGCGCCGAAACACGTTCGGCCGCAGCGGAACCAGTGTCTTGCCGATCGATCAGCTGCGCGCCCACATCCCCAAGGATCTGGCGGGCGACATCGGTGCGCTGATCGACGCCGGCGCCACGTTCGACGGTCGTCCCCTCGGGGCGGGAGACATCGCGGTCATCGTCGAGAACCACCGCGATGCGCGGGTCTGCTACCGGGCGCTGTGCGACGCGGGCATTCCGGCGGTGTACACCGGCGACTCCGACATCTTCAGCTCCGACGCCGCCGAGGACTGGTTGGCGCTGCTCGAGGCGTTCGATCAGCCGCACCGGCCCGGCGTCGTGCGTGCGGCGGCCGCGACCATGTTCTTCGGCGAGACCGCCGAGTCACTCGTCGCGGGTGGCGACCGATTGACCGACCGCATCGCAGAGACGCTGCGGGAGTGGGCGGGTCACGCCCGGGAGCGGGGGGTGGCGGCGATCTTCGAGGCCGCGCAACTGGCCGGCATGGGCGACCGCGTGTTGTCGTGGCGTAACGGTGAGCGCCAGATGACCGACCTGGCGCACATGACCCAACTGTTGCAGGAAGCCGCCCACCGCGAACACTTCACGCTGCCCGCGCTGCGCGACTGGTTGCGGGCCCAGCGCGACGAACGCAACGGCGCCGCTGAACGATTCCGCCGCCTCGACAACGACGCTGCGGCCGTTCAGGTGATGACGGTGTTCGTCGCCAAGGGCCTGCAGTTCCCTGTCGTCTACCTGCCATTCGCGTTCAACCGTCACGTGTTCGAACCGGACCTGGTGCTCTACCACGAAGGCGAAACGCGGTGCCTGCACATCGGCGGCAACGACAGTCCCGACTTCCACGCGGTGTCCAAGGTGGGCCGCGAGGAGGACGCCAGCGACGACAGCCGCCTGATGTACGTCGCGATGACGCGGGCCCAGTCGCAGCTGGTCGCCTGGTGGGCACCCTCCCGCGACGAACCGAACGGCGGGCTGTCGCGGCTGCTGCGCGGTCGGCGGCCCGGTGAGCCGGTGGTGCCGGATGCCGTTGTCCCCGGCAAGGTCTCCGACGACGACGCGATGGCCCGCTTCAGAGAGTGGGAGGCCGTCGGCGGCCCGGTGATCGAGGAGTCGGTGCCGCGCCCGAGACCCACGCGCCCGGAGCCGCCCGGCCCCGAAGAAGTCCGCGCCCGCCATTTCCACCGTCTCATCGACACGGCGTGGCGTCGAACGTCCTACAGCGGGTTGATCCGCGCGGTCGAGGCGACACCGGTCAGCAGTGAGCCCGAAGTGGTCGAGCTCGACGACGAAGTCGCCGAAATCCCGCTGACGACCGCGACGGTCGGCACCGACGTGTCCTCACCGATGGCCGAGCTGCCCACCGGCGCGAAGTTCGGGTCGTTGGTGCACGCGGTGCTCGAAACCGCGGATCCGTTCGCCGCCGACCTCGCCGCGGAACTTCAGGCTCGGATCCGTGAGCACTCCGTGTGGTGGCCGGTCGACGTCGACGCCGGTGAGCTGGCGGCAGCGATGGTGCCGATGCACGACACGCCGCTCGGACCGCTCGCCGGTGGCGCGACACTTCGGCAAATCGGGCTGCGGGACCGGATGCTGGAAATGGACTTCGAATTCCCGTTGGCAGGCGGCGATTTGCGCGGCTCTGCGCCCGACATTCGGCTCGCTCACGTTGGTGAGCTGCTGCATGCGCACCTGCCCGCGGGCGACCCGCTGGCGTCGTACGCGGAGCGGTTGACCGGAGCGGGCCTGGGACCGCAGCCGCTGAAGGGCTACCTGTCGGGCTCGGTGGATGCGGTGCTGCGGATCGACGGTCGCTACCTCGTCGTCGACTACAAGACGAACTGGCTCGGCGACCCCAACCGAGCCCTCACCGCGGCGGACTACTCCCGCCCGCGGCTGGCCGAGGCGATGCTGCACTCGGACTATCCGCTGCAGGCGTTGTTGTACAGCGTTGTGCTGCACCGCTTCCTGCGGTGGCGGCTGGCCGGGTACACGCCCGAGCGGCATCTGGGCGGCGTGCTGTATCTGTTCCTGCGCGGGATGTGCGGGCCGGACACCCCGATCGAGGACGGTCATCCCGCCGGTGTGTTCAGCTGGCAACCGCCGCCGGCGTTGATCACCGGGCTGTCGGATCTGCTCGACGCTGGCAGGGCCGCGGCGTGA
- the sdcS gene encoding anion transporter, with protein sequence MSTENQVTPTDVDKALLGSATYRSLGEQKLSPREERFEKGRRTLGLFLAPLLTAVFLVLPMDIPREQQVLGAVLLGVIALWITEAVPIPIGGLLGVAVAVFLGVAPVDDVLGPFGSSTIFTFIGAFILAQAMLKHGVARRFAFRILALPRAGRSTTGVILAFGAITCLLSAFVSNTATVAMLLPTAIGILSVIAKLLQQRGDVEPDFDPQRLRVGAALMLMLAYGASVGGLLTPVGSPPNLIGRGLIEEATGERISFGQWMVLAIPICFVMFLLLALILLRLNRPEIKRIDGVAEYVASEREKLGKLSRAEKNTLIAFGITVTLWILPGVVAVITGTESTTYEFVSDRLDEGVVAVFGASLLFLLPTDWQSREFTLRWKDAAEIDWGTIILFGTGIIFGSLISSTGLAETIGTSVNDALGLTSGIAITIFAVILAIIVSETTSNTASAAVVVPIVIPVAVAAGVNPFVPALAATFAASFGFMLPVSTPQNAIVYGSGVVPITKMIRSGVAFDIAGAILIIILLPLMISLLGLGT encoded by the coding sequence ATGAGCACGGAAAACCAGGTCACACCGACCGATGTCGACAAGGCACTGCTCGGCAGCGCGACCTACCGAAGCCTGGGCGAACAGAAACTCTCACCGCGAGAGGAACGGTTCGAGAAGGGCCGCCGCACGCTCGGCCTGTTCCTCGCTCCGCTGCTGACCGCCGTCTTCCTCGTCCTGCCGATGGACATCCCCCGCGAGCAACAGGTGCTCGGTGCGGTCCTGCTCGGCGTGATCGCGCTGTGGATCACCGAGGCGGTGCCGATCCCGATCGGCGGCCTACTCGGCGTGGCGGTCGCAGTGTTCCTCGGGGTCGCACCCGTCGACGACGTGCTCGGCCCGTTCGGATCCTCGACCATCTTCACGTTCATCGGGGCGTTCATCCTCGCCCAGGCGATGCTCAAACACGGTGTGGCACGGCGCTTCGCGTTCCGCATCCTGGCCCTACCGCGAGCCGGCCGCTCGACCACCGGCGTCATCCTCGCGTTCGGCGCGATCACGTGTCTGCTGTCGGCGTTCGTCTCCAACACCGCGACGGTGGCGATGCTCCTGCCGACGGCGATCGGCATCCTGTCCGTGATCGCCAAACTGCTCCAGCAGCGCGGCGACGTCGAACCCGACTTCGACCCGCAACGCCTGCGGGTAGGCGCGGCCCTCATGCTGATGCTCGCCTACGGCGCCAGCGTGGGCGGCCTGCTCACTCCGGTCGGCAGCCCGCCGAACCTGATCGGGCGCGGGCTGATCGAAGAGGCCACCGGCGAGCGGATCAGCTTCGGACAGTGGATGGTGCTGGCGATTCCCATCTGCTTCGTGATGTTCCTGCTGTTGGCGCTGATCCTGCTGCGGCTCAACAGACCAGAGATCAAACGCATCGACGGCGTCGCCGAGTACGTGGCCAGCGAGCGCGAGAAGCTGGGCAAGCTGTCACGGGCGGAGAAGAACACCCTGATCGCGTTCGGCATCACCGTGACGCTGTGGATCCTGCCCGGTGTGGTCGCGGTGATCACCGGAACCGAGTCCACCACCTACGAATTCGTCAGCGATCGCCTCGACGAGGGCGTGGTCGCGGTGTTCGGCGCGTCGCTGCTATTCCTGCTGCCCACCGATTGGCAGAGCCGCGAGTTCACCCTGCGCTGGAAGGACGCCGCCGAAATCGACTGGGGCACAATCATCCTGTTCGGTACCGGCATCATCTTCGGCTCGCTGATCTCCTCGACCGGGCTAGCCGAGACCATCGGCACCTCCGTCAACGACGCGCTCGGCCTGACGAGCGGCATCGCGATCACCATCTTCGCGGTGATCCTGGCGATCATCGTCTCCGAAACCACGAGCAACACCGCGTCGGCCGCGGTGGTGGTGCCGATCGTGATACCGGTGGCGGTGGCCGCGGGCGTCAACCCGTTCGTGCCGGCGCTGGCGGCGACGTTCGCGGCGTCGTTCGGCTTCATGCTGCCGGTGTCCACCCCACAGAACGCGATCGTCTACGGCTCGGGCGTCGTCCCGATCACAAAGATGATCCGCTCCGGCGTCGCGTTCGACATCGCGGGCGCTATCCTGATCATCATCTTGCTGCCGCTGATGATCAGCCTCTTGGGATTGGGTACATGA
- the dmlA gene encoding tartrate dehydrogenase translates to MTDIAVIPGDGIGTEVIASARAVLDAVAKKHGIALSYTEFDWSCQRYAAEGAMMPDDGIETLRGFDAIFLGAVGWPGVPDHVSLWGLLIPIRRAFRQYVNMRPIRVFDGVESPLRTAQDVDFVVVRENVEGEYSEIGGRLNRGFSDEMAVQESVFTRNGVGRIADFAFELARTRRGYVTSATKSNGIVHTLPFWDEVVAERASHYPDVRLDSEHIDALAAKFVLQPQRFDVVVGSNLFGDILSDLAAAVAGSIGIAPSANLDPTKQYPSMFEPVHGSAPDIAGQGIANPIGAVWSAALMLEHLGHADAAGEVMGAIESTLAAPETRTGDLGGRASTAEVTDALVARLG, encoded by the coding sequence ATGACCGATATCGCCGTCATTCCCGGTGACGGGATCGGTACCGAGGTTATCGCGTCGGCGCGCGCAGTGCTCGACGCGGTCGCGAAGAAACATGGAATCGCGTTGTCGTACACCGAGTTCGACTGGTCGTGTCAACGATACGCGGCCGAGGGCGCGATGATGCCCGACGACGGAATCGAGACGCTGCGCGGGTTCGACGCCATCTTCCTGGGCGCGGTCGGGTGGCCGGGCGTGCCCGACCACGTGTCGCTGTGGGGTCTGCTCATCCCGATCCGCCGCGCGTTCCGCCAGTACGTGAACATGCGGCCGATCCGGGTGTTCGACGGCGTCGAAAGCCCGCTGCGCACGGCGCAGGATGTCGACTTCGTCGTGGTCCGCGAGAACGTCGAAGGTGAGTACAGCGAGATCGGCGGACGGCTCAACCGCGGCTTTTCCGACGAAATGGCGGTCCAGGAGTCGGTTTTCACGCGCAACGGCGTCGGCCGCATCGCGGACTTCGCGTTCGAGCTCGCCCGCACCCGCCGCGGGTACGTGACGTCGGCGACCAAGTCCAACGGCATCGTACACACGCTGCCGTTCTGGGACGAGGTGGTCGCCGAGCGGGCGTCGCACTACCCCGACGTGCGGCTCGACAGTGAGCACATCGACGCGCTGGCCGCCAAATTCGTCCTGCAGCCACAGCGATTCGACGTCGTCGTCGGCTCGAACCTGTTCGGCGACATCCTCAGTGACCTCGCCGCCGCGGTGGCGGGTTCGATCGGGATAGCTCCGTCGGCCAATCTCGACCCCACCAAGCAGTACCCGTCGATGTTCGAACCCGTACACGGGTCGGCCCCCGACATCGCCGGGCAGGGCATCGCCAACCCGATCGGCGCGGTGTGGTCGGCGGCGCTGATGCTCGAGCATCTCGGGCACGCGGACGCCGCCGGTGAGGTGATGGGGGCCATCGAGTCGACACTGGCCGCACCGGAGACCCGCACCGGAGACCTCGGCGGGCGGGCGTCGACCGCCGAAGTGACCGACGCGCTCGTCGCGCGATTGGGGTGA
- the recD gene encoding DNA helicase/exodeoxyribonuclease V, alpha subunit has protein sequence MTGVEWRRAISATGLLRTFTDAEVLDASDVHVAQRLCDLVKAPDEQVSLAIALVVRALRNGSVCLNLRTVEQQVGIDGLPWPAVDDWFGAIAAHPLTGRPPALHIDGDLLYLDRYWLEEQQVCGDILSMTSGRPTPPLPDLDRLFPPGFEEQRAAAKLALSQGLTVLTGGPGTGKTTTVARLLALLTSGTRLRIALAAPTGKAAARLQEAVQLEVDKLDSTDRQALSGLHATTLHRLLGSRPDTSARFRHNRHNRLPHDVIVVDETSMVSLTMMARLLEAVRPDARLVLVGDPDQLASVEAGAVLADLVDGLGQDRIAELKTSHRFGESIGRLATAIRTGDAETVIDVLRSGGDHIEWVDTEEPSEQLRKVLVPNAIALRTAAVLGDGDAALGILAEHRLLCAHRRGPFGVRYWNHQVERWLSELTGEPIWSTWYAGRPVLVTANDYGLNLYNGDTGVTVLRDGVLRAVIAGTERLEFATSRLAEVDTMHAMTIHKSQGSQADEVTVLLPPEGSRLLSRELFYTAVTRAKEKIRVVGPEASVRAAVQRRAVRASGLARRLRP, from the coding sequence GTGACCGGCGTGGAGTGGCGGCGGGCGATCAGCGCCACCGGGCTGCTGCGCACCTTCACCGACGCCGAAGTTCTCGATGCGTCGGATGTACATGTTGCACAACGGCTCTGCGATCTCGTCAAGGCGCCCGACGAGCAGGTGTCGCTTGCGATCGCGCTCGTGGTGCGCGCACTGCGCAACGGGTCGGTATGCCTGAACCTGCGCACCGTCGAGCAGCAGGTCGGCATCGACGGACTGCCGTGGCCCGCCGTCGACGATTGGTTCGGCGCCATCGCCGCGCACCCGCTGACCGGCCGGCCACCGGCGCTGCACATCGACGGAGACCTGCTGTACCTCGACCGGTACTGGCTCGAGGAGCAGCAGGTGTGCGGCGACATCCTGTCGATGACCTCCGGCAGGCCCACCCCTCCGTTGCCGGATCTGGACAGGCTCTTTCCGCCGGGCTTCGAGGAGCAGCGCGCCGCCGCGAAACTGGCGCTGTCGCAGGGTCTGACGGTGCTCACGGGCGGGCCGGGCACAGGGAAAACCACGACGGTCGCGCGCCTGCTCGCGCTCCTCACGAGTGGGACACGGCTGCGGATCGCGCTGGCGGCGCCGACGGGGAAGGCGGCGGCGCGTCTGCAGGAGGCCGTGCAACTGGAGGTGGACAAACTCGACTCCACCGACCGCCAAGCGTTGTCCGGGCTGCACGCGACGACGTTGCACCGCCTGCTCGGGAGCCGCCCGGACACGTCGGCGCGGTTCCGGCACAACCGCCACAACAGGTTGCCGCACGACGTGATCGTCGTCGACGAGACGTCGATGGTGTCGCTGACGATGATGGCGCGACTGCTGGAGGCGGTGCGGCCGGACGCCCGGCTCGTCCTGGTCGGCGACCCGGACCAGTTGGCCTCGGTAGAGGCCGGTGCGGTCCTCGCCGACCTGGTCGACGGTCTCGGACAGGACCGGATCGCGGAGTTGAAGACGTCGCACCGGTTCGGCGAGTCGATCGGGCGGCTGGCCACCGCGATCCGCACCGGCGACGCGGAGACGGTCATCGACGTGTTGCGCTCGGGCGGAGACCACATCGAATGGGTGGACACCGAGGAACCGTCCGAGCAGCTCCGTAAGGTGTTGGTGCCAAACGCGATTGCGCTGCGAACGGCGGCGGTTCTTGGTGACGGCGACGCGGCGTTGGGCATCTTGGCCGAACACCGGTTGCTGTGCGCGCATCGCCGCGGCCCGTTCGGGGTGCGGTACTGGAACCATCAGGTGGAGCGGTGGCTGTCGGAGTTGACCGGCGAGCCGATCTGGTCGACGTGGTACGCCGGGCGGCCGGTGTTGGTGACCGCGAACGACTACGGGCTCAACCTCTACAACGGCGACACGGGTGTGACGGTGCTGCGCGACGGGGTGCTGCGCGCGGTTATCGCCGGCACGGAACGGTTGGAGTTCGCGACCAGCCGGCTCGCCGAGGTCGACACGATGCATGCGATGACGATTCACAAGTCGCAGGGCAGCCAGGCCGACGAGGTCACAGTGCTGCTGCCGCCCGAGGGTTCGCGGCTGCTCAGCCGCGAGTTGTTCTACACCGCGGTGACCAGGGCGAAAGAGAAGATCCGGGTCGTCGGCCCGGAGGCCTCGGTGCGGGCCGCCGTGCAGCGCCGGGCCGTGCGCGCATCGGGCCTGGCCCGCCGCCTGCGCCCCTGA
- the recC gene encoding DNA helicase/exodeoxyribonuclease V, gamma subunit codes for MALHIHRAERTDLLADGLGALLSHPLPDPFAEELVIVPARGVERWLSQRLSHALGRGAGTDGVCAGIAFRNPRSLIAELTGTERDDPWSPDAMVWPLMEVIDVTCTEDWCTPLATHLGHFESGEERELRQGRRYAVARRLAGLFASYARQRPQLLVDWENSADGDIPADLAWQPPLWRALIEHIDADTPHIRHAKTVVRLRESPTDLPERLSLFGHTRLPSTEIELLDALSTHHDLHLWLPHPSDDLWQQLKGTRGQIPRREDTSHRRVGHPLLATLGRDLRELQRALPDDARTDEYLGGRAHPSTLLGWLQSDISDNTIRREGRRHTAIDRSVQVHSCHGPARQIDVLREVLLGLLVDDPTLEPRDILVMCPDIETYAPLIVAGFGLGDMIKGVHPAHQLRVRLADRSLVQTNPLFGVASQLLALAGGRATSSEVLNLAQAAPVRARFGFSDDNLEDITRWVRQANIRWGFDTEHRKPYGVDFVQNTWRFGIDRVLAGVAMSDDSQAWLDTTLPLDDVSSNRVDLAGQLAEYIDRLRHAVQSLTGTRPLEQWLQALTDSIALLTRVNDDDAWQTAQLEREFADVLATAGTRADTLMRLSDVRALLDRHLAGRPTRANFRTGTLTVCTMVPMRSVPHRVVCLVGLDDGLFPRLGVVDGDDALAREPMTGERDIRSEDRQLLLDAIGAATETLVITYTGANEYSGQDRPPAVPLAELLDTLDRTTEHPVRDTILVNHPLQPFDTRNVIPGELIPKEPFTFDSTVQRAALTRAAERAERPAFVSGPLPPPPPDDVVLADLAGFFRDPVKGFFRAMDYTLPWEVDGVEDAMPVDIDALEEWTVGDRVLRDMLSGMDPDQARQAEWRRGTLPPGHLGWRRANGICEQASLISDVARPYRSADATAIDIDVEIGGGRRVTGTVTPVYGERLVSVTYSKLDGRHLLQPWILLLALLAHEPGCEWKAISIGRARRGTTPRVESMGRPAEHARDLLADLVAMYDQGRREPLPLPVKTSYAWAEAVHGHGDPEQRAGYKWRSGMYPGEETEPAYQLAFGKNTWLQHLVERGLDTYAGRLWLPMLRALET; via the coding sequence ATGGCGCTTCACATCCATCGGGCAGAACGCACCGATCTTCTCGCCGACGGGCTCGGCGCACTGCTTTCCCATCCCCTACCTGACCCGTTCGCCGAAGAACTGGTGATCGTTCCGGCCAGGGGTGTCGAGCGCTGGCTGAGCCAGCGACTGAGCCACGCGCTCGGGCGTGGCGCCGGAACCGACGGCGTCTGCGCCGGCATCGCGTTTCGCAATCCCCGCTCGCTGATCGCCGAGCTGACGGGAACAGAGCGCGACGATCCGTGGTCGCCCGATGCCATGGTGTGGCCACTGATGGAGGTCATCGACGTCACCTGCACCGAGGACTGGTGCACACCGCTGGCCACCCACCTCGGCCACTTCGAATCCGGCGAGGAGAGGGAGCTGAGGCAGGGCCGGCGTTACGCCGTCGCCCGCAGGCTGGCCGGGCTGTTCGCCTCCTACGCCCGCCAACGCCCGCAACTGCTGGTCGACTGGGAGAACAGCGCCGACGGTGACATCCCGGCCGACCTCGCCTGGCAGCCGCCGCTGTGGCGTGCGCTCATCGAGCACATCGACGCCGACACGCCGCATATCCGGCACGCCAAAACGGTTGTGAGGCTGAGGGAGTCGCCGACCGATCTGCCCGAGCGGCTGTCGCTGTTCGGGCACACCCGGCTGCCCAGCACCGAGATCGAACTGCTCGACGCACTTTCCACCCACCATGACCTGCATCTGTGGCTGCCGCATCCCAGCGACGACCTCTGGCAGCAACTCAAGGGAACACGCGGCCAGATCCCTCGTCGCGAGGACACCAGCCATCGCCGTGTCGGTCACCCTCTGCTCGCCACGCTCGGCCGCGACCTTCGCGAACTGCAGCGTGCGCTGCCCGACGATGCTCGCACCGACGAATATCTCGGCGGCCGGGCCCACCCGAGCACGCTCCTCGGGTGGCTGCAATCCGACATCAGTGACAACACGATCCGGCGAGAAGGCCGGAGGCACACCGCCATCGACCGTTCGGTGCAGGTGCACAGCTGCCACGGGCCGGCCCGTCAGATCGACGTGCTCCGCGAAGTCCTGCTCGGACTGCTCGTCGACGACCCGACGCTCGAACCACGCGACATCCTCGTCATGTGTCCGGACATCGAGACCTACGCGCCGCTGATCGTGGCCGGTTTCGGGCTGGGCGACATGATCAAGGGCGTTCATCCCGCACATCAGTTGCGCGTGCGGCTCGCCGACCGGTCCCTCGTCCAGACCAATCCGCTGTTCGGGGTCGCGTCCCAGTTACTGGCGTTGGCCGGGGGGCGGGCCACATCCAGTGAGGTGCTCAACCTCGCGCAGGCCGCGCCGGTGCGGGCCCGCTTCGGCTTCAGCGACGACAACCTCGAGGACATCACCCGCTGGGTGCGCCAGGCCAACATTCGCTGGGGCTTCGACACCGAGCACCGCAAGCCGTATGGCGTCGACTTCGTCCAGAACACATGGCGTTTCGGCATCGACCGGGTGCTCGCGGGGGTGGCCATGTCCGACGACTCCCAGGCCTGGCTCGACACCACGCTGCCCCTCGACGACGTGAGCAGCAACCGGGTCGACCTGGCCGGCCAGCTCGCCGAGTACATCGACCGCCTGCGACATGCCGTGCAATCCCTCACCGGGACGCGACCACTAGAGCAGTGGCTGCAGGCGCTGACCGACAGCATCGCCTTGCTGACCCGGGTAAACGATGACGATGCCTGGCAGACAGCGCAACTCGAGCGCGAGTTCGCCGACGTGCTGGCCACCGCGGGCACCCGCGCAGACACTCTGATGCGGCTGTCCGACGTCCGCGCGCTGCTCGACCGGCACCTCGCGGGCCGGCCGACCCGCGCGAACTTCCGCACCGGCACCCTGACGGTGTGCACGATGGTGCCGATGCGGTCCGTGCCCCACCGGGTCGTGTGCCTCGTCGGTCTCGACGACGGCCTGTTCCCCCGGCTGGGAGTGGTCGACGGTGACGACGCGCTCGCTCGCGAGCCGATGACCGGGGAGCGCGACATCCGTTCCGAGGACCGGCAATTGCTGCTCGATGCCATCGGTGCGGCCACCGAGACACTGGTGATCACCTACACCGGCGCCAACGAGTACTCCGGTCAGGACCGACCGCCCGCCGTTCCGCTCGCCGAACTGCTCGACACCCTCGACCGCACCACCGAGCACCCGGTCCGCGACACGATTTTGGTGAATCATCCACTGCAGCCGTTCGACACCCGCAACGTCATCCCCGGCGAGCTGATCCCGAAAGAGCCGTTCACGTTCGACTCCACGGTGCAACGCGCGGCGCTCACCCGCGCGGCCGAACGCGCGGAACGGCCGGCATTCGTCTCGGGACCGCTACCCCCGCCCCCACCCGACGACGTCGTGCTCGCAGATCTCGCCGGGTTCTTCCGCGATCCCGTCAAGGGGTTCTTCCGCGCCATGGACTACACGTTGCCGTGGGAGGTCGACGGGGTTGAGGACGCGATGCCCGTCGACATCGATGCGCTCGAGGAGTGGACGGTCGGCGATCGCGTGCTGCGGGACATGTTGAGCGGCATGGATCCCGACCAGGCGCGCCAGGCCGAGTGGCGGCGCGGCACGCTGCCTCCCGGCCACCTCGGATGGCGTCGCGCGAACGGGATCTGTGAGCAGGCCTCGCTCATCTCCGATGTCGCGCGACCGTACCGAAGCGCCGATGCGACGGCGATCGACATCGACGTCGAGATCGGCGGTGGTCGGCGGGTCACCGGAACCGTCACGCCGGTCTACGGTGAGCGGCTGGTCTCGGTCACCTACTCAAAGCTCGACGGCCGTCATCTGCTGCAACCGTGGATCCTGTTGCTGGCGTTGCTGGCTCACGAACCCGGTTGCGAGTGGAAGGCGATCAGCATCGGGCGGGCCAGGCGCGGCACCACGCCGCGGGTCGAGTCGATGGGCAGGCCGGCCGAGCACGCCCGCGATCTGCTCGCCGATCTCGTGGCGATGTACGACCAGGGCCGCCGCGAACCGCTCCCGCTGCCGGTGAAGACGTCCTACGCGTGGGCAGAAGCCGTGCACGGCCACGGCGATCCTGAGCAGCGGGCCGGCTACAAGTGGCGGTCCGGCATGTATCCCGGCGAGGAGACCGAACCCGCCTACCAACTGGCGTTCGGCAAGAACACATGGTTGCAGCACCTCGTCGAACGCGGCCTCGACACATACGCCGGTCGGCTGTGGCTGCCGATGCTGCGGGCGCTGGAGACCTGA